The Microbacterium horticulturae region CGGTCGTGCCCGTGCGCAGCACCGGGACGTCCCCGGTGTCGACGCCCTCGGCAGAGACGATCCCACCTTCGCCGTTCTCAGCCGCCTCCAGCAGCCAACGGCCCTCACTGATCCCGAGCGGGTCCGACACCTCGAGCACAATCTGCCCGGGCGACGCGTACCGGCGGGCACCCAGAACCCCCGGCACATCGAGGATGCGCACATAGTGGTGGTCGGTCAGACTGACGCGGGCGGCACGCTGGTCCGCGATCATCCACAGCAGCGGCTCGTCCGTCGACAGCTCGCTGGCCGTGACCGTCGCCACCAGCGGCAGCGACAGCAGAAAACGCCACAGGCCGGCGTACGCCTCATCGTCCGCAGCCAGGAGGTACTGCACCCGCGCGGTCGCCTTCGTGAAGTCGTCCTCGTTCTCCGTGACCGTGTACATCGCGACACCCTGCACCTGGCCGGCAGCATCCGCATACTGCACGGCACGCACCGCACCCGGCTTCTCCGCATCGGCATCCGTTCCTGTGAACCGCCCCCAGTGCGATTCCGGCATCGCGAGCTCGCCCGGGCGCGACCGCAGCACGCGCTCGTGCAGGCCGGGCGCGAGAGAGCGCGCCAGCTCCCGCGAGATGTAGTCCACGCGCCCGGTCGCCTCAGGGCCGATCCATCCCGCACGACGGGTCTCGATCGTCCACGTGGCGGCAGTCACGGCGGGGCCGAACCCGTATCGGCCGTACAGCGTCGACTCGCTGACGGTCAGTGCCGCGATCGGCACGCCCACACGGGTCGCGTGGCGCAGCTCGCCCTCCATCATCGTCCGAGCGATGCCGCGGCCGGCATGCGTCGGCGACACGGTGACGGCGCTCACCGCCACGGCGGGCACCACAACGCCGCCGGGCAGGGCGAGATCGTCGAGCCAGGTCGCGAACGTGCCGACCGGCAGCTCGTCCTGCGGCGCCGAGGGGTCATACACGCCCAGAAGCCGGCGGGACGACGAGCGCGCGAGCGCTGCCGCGATCTGCTCGTCCGTCCGCTCGCTGTCGAGGAACCCGCGCGCCGACGCCTGCAACCAGTGGTCGTACGCCGGGCGCTCGTGCGGTACGACCCGCAGGGAGAGACCCCGTTCGGTCAATCGTGCGGCCGCCGCCTCGTCGACACCGGCCTCGCGGTGGCGGGTCGCAAGAGAAGCGTCCATGTCCATCCTCCTGACGTCATCGATGATCTTCGCTCACTCCGGCAGTACGCGCGCACCCGGAACGGGCCCATGCACATGCAGGGCCTCGTGACCGGCGGCACTCAGCGCCACTTGAAGCTCGAGCGCGGCCTGCTCCCCCTCGACGAGGAACGCGACCGTCGGCCCCGACCCCGACACGAGCGCGGTCATCGCGTCTTCTCTCAGGCCCAGATCGATCAGGTCGTCGAGCGTCGGACGAAGCCGCAGCACGGCGGGGGTGAGATCGTTGTCGGATGCCGCGGCCAGCATGCGCGCGTCGCCCTGACGGATCGCCTGCAGCACGGCCGGCTGCACCGCGGGTCGCGCGGGCGTCGGCGGGATGTGCGGTGCCGCCCCCGCCCGGTACTCGTCGAGCTCCGCGTACACCTCGGGCGTCGACATCCCCTCTTCGCTGACCACGAGCACCCAGTCGAATCGGCCCCGGGCCAGCGCAGGGCTCAGCTGATCACCCCGACCGGTACCCACCGCGGTGCCGCCCATGAGCGCGAACGGAACGTCCGCACCGAGTTCCGCGCCGAGCCTCAGCAGCTCCCCGGTCGGCAGGCCGGCGCCCCACAGGGCGTCGCAGGCGACGAGGGCGGCCGCGGCATCCGCCGATCCTCCGCCCATTCCGCCGGCCACGGGGACCGTCTTGTGCACTTGCAGGTGCACGCCGCCGTCGTACCCGATCTCGGCGGCGAGCAGGCGCGCCGCGCGCACGGCGAGATTGCGATCATCCAGCGGAACGCCCGACAGCTCGACCGGCCCACTGACCTCGATCGTCACGTCGTCATCGGGCGTCGCCCACACGTCCTCGTACAGCGAAACCGCCTGATAGGCCGAAGCGACCTCATGGTAGCCGTCGGCGCCCGGCGCACCCACCTGAAAGAACACGTTGATCTTTCCGGGGGCGCGCGCATGCACGCGTTCGGTCACCAGAGCTTCGCTCACAGCTGGGTCGACTCCGCCCACAGATCGACGTCGACGGAATCCGAGAGCGCGTCGATCCGCTCGAGCTCTTCGGTGTCGAACGCGGGCCCCGACACCGCCTCCAGGTTCTCGTCCAGCTGCGCCGGCCGGGATGCCCCGATCAGCGCCGATGCGACGACACCGTCGCGCAGCACCCACTGCAGCGCCATCTGCGCGAGTGTCTGCCCGCGCTCCTTCGCGATGACGTCGAGCCCCCGCAGGGCGGCGAGCGCCGTGTCCGACAGCCGACCGCCCGGCAGGGACGAGCGCTGCTGAGCCCGCTCGGCGGTGCCGTCGCCCAGGTACTTCGAGGTCAGCAGCCCCTGTGCCAGCGGAGTGAAGGCGATCGCGCCCATCCCCTCCTGCGTCAGCGCGCCGGTCAAGCCGTCTTCCACCCACCGGTTGAGAATCGAGTATGACGGCTGATGGATGACCAGCGGCGTCCCGAGGCTGCGCGCTATGGCCTTCGCCTCGATCGTGCGCTCGGCGCTGTACGACGAAATACCCACGTACAGGGCCTTGCCGGAGCGCACCAGCGTATCGAGCGCCCCGATCGTCTCCTCCAGAGGCGTGAGCGGGTCAGCGCGGTGCGAGTAGAAGATGTCGACGTATTCCAGCCCCATCCGCGTCAGCGACTGGTCGGCGCTGGCCAGGATGTACTTGCGGCTGCCGAGGTCGCCGTAGGGGCCCGGCCACATGTCCCATCCGGCCTTCGACGAGATGATCAACTCGTCGCGGTACGGGCGGAAGTCCTCGCGCAGCATCCGCCCGAAGTTCGTCTCCGCCGTTCCATACGGCGGGCCGTAGTTGTTCGCCAGGTCGAAGTGCGTGATCCCATTGTCGAACGCGTGGCGCAGGAGATCACGCTGACGGTCGAACGGGATGTTGTCGCCGAAGTTCCACCACAGGCCGAGCGAGACCGGCGGGAGGAACAGCCCCGACGTTCCCACTTGCCGGTACTCCATGCCGGAGTACCGGTCATCGGCGGCCGTGTACGGACGATGGATGTCGCGGACGTCGTCGCGGAAGCGAGGTTCTTCGGTCATCCTCCGAGGCTAGCGCGATCGATCAAGCGACGTCGGCGATGCGCACGAACTGGTCGATTCCGAGCTGCTCGGCCCGGTCCGTGGGCGCGACGTCCGCGGCCTCGAGCACCGCCGACGCGGCAGCAGCCGAGCCTCCGAGCACTCCCGCGAGCGACTGGCGCAGCATCTTGCGGCGCTGCCCGAAGGCGGCGTCGATGATCTCGAACGTGCGTCGGCGTGCGGCATCCGTCCCTCGCGGCACCTCGTCGCGCTCGAACGCCACCAGCACGCTGTCCACGTTCGGGACGGGCCAGAACACCTGGCGGGATACCGTGCCGGCAAGCCGCCACCGTCCGTACCACGCCGCCTTCGCGCTGGGCGAGCCGTAGACCTTCGAGCCCGGCGCGGCAGCGAGACGCTCGCCCACCTCGGCCTGCACCATGACCACACCCCGCTGCAGGGCGGGGAACGTCTCGAGGAAGTGCAACAGCACCGGTACCGAGACGTTGTAGGGCAGGTTCGCCACGAGCACGGTCGGCTCACCGGGCAGGTCCGTGACACGCAGCGCGTCGGCATCGACCACCGTCAGGGCGCCGTCGGGCACGTCGTGCGCCGCGGCCGTCTCGGGCAACCGCGCGGCGAGCCGGTGGTCGATCTCGACGGCGGTGACCGTCGCCCCCGTCTCGAGGATCGCAAGCGTCAGCGAGCCGAGCCCGGGCCCCACTTCGACGACACGCTCGCCTGCCTCGACGCGCGCCACGTGCACGATGCGACGCACCGTATTGGCATCGACGACGAAGTTCTGGCCGAGCTTCTTGGTGGGCGTCACGTCGAGATCGGCGGCCAGGGCACGGATCTCGGCCGCGCCCAGCAGTGTCACGGGCATCCCCTCACTGTACCGGGGCGCCCCCTGACGGATCGGTCGCCGCGTGGCTAGGGTGGCGATTATGAGCGACTCCGATTCCATCCCCACCGGCTCGTTCTCCCTGCGCGGCCCTTACGGGCGCCGGGCGATCGGCCTGTCGATCGCCGCTGCGGTGGGCGGCTTCCTGTTCGGCTTCGACTCGTCGGTCATCAACGGCGCCGTCGACTCGATCCAGCACGACTTCACGCTGAACCCGGTGATCACCGGGTTCGTCGTCGCCATCGCGCTGCTCGGCTGCGCGGTCGGAGCAGTGGTCGCGGGCAACCTCGCCGACCGCTGGGGGCGCCTGAGAGTCATGCTGCTGGGCGGCATCATGTTCTTCGCCAGTTCGATCGGCGCAGGCTTGTGCGTGACCGTCTGGGATCTCGGCTTCTGGCGCGTCATCGGCGGCCTCGGCATCGGCATCGCCTCTGTGGTCGCGCCCGCCTACATCTCCGAGATAGCGCCGCGGCAGATCCGCGGCGGTCTCGCTTCCCTGCAGCAGCTGGCCATTACTCTCGGCATCTTCGTCGCCCTGTTGTCGGACGCCGTGCTGGCCACGTCGGCCGGGGGCGCAGACAGCGTGCTGTGGCTCGGGATGCCGGCATGGCGGTGGATGTTCATCGTCGGCGCCATCCCCGCCGCCGTGTACGGCATCCTCTCCTTCACCGTCCCCGAGTCCCCCCGGTTCCTCATCGCGAAGGGCCGTTCCGACGAGGCGCGCGAGATCTTCTCCCGGCTCGTGCCGAAGGCGGACCTCGACAAGACCATGAACGAACTCACCCACGCGATCGAGGCCGACCGCAAGAACGCCGGCGTCTCGCTGCGCGGCCCCGCGCTCGGACTGCAGCCGATCGTGTGGATCGGCATCATCCTCTCGGTGTTCCAGCAGTTCGTCGGCATCAACGTGATCTTCTACTATTCGACGACGCTGTGGCACTCGGTCGGGTTCACGAATGCACCCCTGATCAGCGTCATCACCTCGGTCACGAACGTACTCGTCACGATCATCGCCATCGTGCTCGTCGACCGCGTCGGACGCAAACCGATCCTGTTGACCGGATCGGCGCTCATGACCGTCGCCCTCGCGGCGATGGCGCTCTCGTTCACGTTCGCGACGACGAACGCGCACGGTGACGTGTCGCTCGGGGCGCCCTGGGGACCGGTCGCACTCATCGCCGCGAACGTGTTCGTCGTCGGCTTCGGCGCGTCGTGGGGCCCGCTGGTGTGGGTGCTGCTGGGCGAGATCTTCCCCAGCCGCATCCGTGGCAAGGCGCTGGGCGTGGCGGCCGGCGCGCAGTGGCTCGCGAACTTCGTCGTGACCGTGACGTTCCCGGCGATGTCGTCGTGGTCGCTGCCGTTCACCTACGGCATGTACGCGCTGTTCGCCCTGCTGTCGTTCGGGTTCGTCCTCTGGCGCATCCCCGAGACCAAGGGCATGGAACTCGAGCAGACCGAGACCCTGTTCGTGCGCAAGGCGAAGTCCGCGACGTAGCCCAGGAGACGCCGCTCAGAGCAGGTCGCGCAGCCACCGCGCGCCATGCACCGAGGCGCCGACGGCCGTGCAGCGATCGGCGAGCTCGCGGTCGCTCGTGACCACGCTCACCCTGCGTCCCGCATCGACCAGGCGTGTGGCCTCGTCGACCATCGTGTCATCGCCGGATGCTGCGGCCCGCACTGTCCGCACGCGTGAGCCGTCGCGGTCGGCCACGGACTTCGCCTGTCCTACGACCACGACGCTCGTCTCGGGAAACCAGGTACCCTCGCCAAGGCCGAGGGCCGCGGCATCCACCCCCTCCGCGACGAGCCGGCCGACATCGTCGATCAGCCGATCCGCGGCGCCGGCACGGTCGCGCCACCACCCGTCGGGCACCGAGCCCACGACGTTGGCAGCGTCCACGACGAGCGCGGGACGCACCTCGAGCAGCGCGCGCAGGCGCGGCCACGCGTCGGCGAAGCCGGGGTGCAGGGGACGGTCGCCGACCTCAATGACCGGCACCCACTCCAGCGCGACGCTCTCCGGATCACTGATCACCGGCTCGAAGGGCCGGACGACATCGGCCACGACCGTCGCGTAGGTCCACACGTCGAGGTCGAGCACGCTCATCAGCCGTGCGCGCACCGCGCCGTCGGGAACGCCCGCTTCTTCCTGCGCCTCGCGCAGCGCGCCGGCGCGGGCGCTCTCGCCCTCGTGGCGTGCGCCGCCGGGAAGACCCCAGGTGTCGCCGTGGTGGCTCCACGACACACGATGCTGCAGCAGCACTCCACGCGCGGCGTCGTACGCGAGCAGTCCCGCGGCACCGAAACGTCCCCAGTACCGCTCCCCGGATTCGGTGATCACCCACGCGTCGCCCGGATCGCGTGGGCCCGACGGACGTCGCGGCTCACCGGGGCGCGGGTACTCGATCCTCACCTCTCCAGCCTGTCACAGCGTCACGGCTGAGAGGTCGCCCCCGTCACGCGACCGCTCAGCGCTGGCGGCGCTCGCGCACGCGCATGTTGACGACGATGGGCGAGCCCTCGAAGCCGTACAGCTCGCGCAGCCGGCGCTGGATGAAGCGCCGGTATCCCGGGTCGAGGAACCCGGTCGTGAACAGCACGAATGTCGGTGGGCGGGTGCCGGCCTGGGTGCCGAACAGGATGCGCGGCTGCTTGCCTCCCCGCAGCGGGTGCGGGTGCTCGGCCACGAGCTCTGCCAGGAAGGCGTTGAACTTGCCCGTGGGAATGCGGGTGTCCCACGAGTCCAGAGCGGTCTCCAGGGCGGGCACGAGCTTGTCGAGGTGGCGGCCGGTGCGCGCGGAGATGTTCACCCGCGGCGCCCACGCCACATGTGCGAGGTCCTGCTCGATCTCGCGCTCCAAGTACCGGCGGCGGTCCTGGTTCTCCATGTCGGTGTCGAAGAGCCGGTCCCACTTGTTGTAGGCCAGCACGAGCGCGCGGCCCGACTCGAGCACCATGTCGATGATGCGGATGTCCTGCTCGCTGATCGGCTGCGATACGTCGAGCACGACCACGGCGACCTCGGCCTTCTCGAGCGCCGCCGACGTGCGCAGCGACGCATAGAAGTCCGCGCCCTGCTGCAGGTGCACGCGACGACGGATGCCGGCGGTGTCGACGAAGCGCCACATCTTGCCGCCGAGCTCGACGATCTCATCGACGGGGTCACGCGTGGTGCCGGCGAGCTCGTTGACGACCACGCGCTCCTCGCCGGCTGCCTTGTTCAGCAGCGACGACTTGCCGACGTTCGGCCGGCCGAGGATCGCGACGCGACGCGGTCCGCCGATCTCGCCCTTGGCCACCGCCGACACGTCGGGCAGCGCCTTCACGACGATGTCGAGGAGGTCCGCGACACCGCGTCCGTGGATGGCGGAGACGGGGTACGGCTCCCCCAGCCCGAGGTTCCACAGCGCAGCCGCCTCCGGCTCCTGCCGCGCGTCGTCGATCTTGTTCGCGACGAGGAACACCGGCCTGCCCGCCTTGCGCAGCAGGCGCACGACGTGCTCGTCGGTGGAGGTCGCCCCCACCTTGGCATCGACGACGAACAGCACGACATCCGACAGGTCGATGGCGACCTCGGCCTGGGCTGCGACCGAGCGGTCGATGCCCTTCGCATCGGGCTCCCACCCGCCGGTGTCGACGATCGTGAAACGGCGGTCCAGCCACTCGGCCTTGTACATCACGCGGTCGCGCGTGACACCCGGGGTGTCTTCGACGACGGCCTCGCGGCGTCCGAGGATGCGGTTGACCAGCGCCGATTTGCCGACGTTCGGCCGGCCGACGATCGCGACCACCGGCAGCGCCGGCAGATACTCGATGCCGTCCTCGCCGAGCGTGACGCCGGCCAGCAGCGCGGCATCCTCGTCCTCCAGCTCATAGTCGGCCAGCGACGCGCGCAGCGCCTCGGCACGCTGATCGGCGAGCGTCTCGTCGATGTCGGCGAGCCGTTC contains the following coding sequences:
- a CDS encoding aldo/keto reductase; amino-acid sequence: MTEEPRFRDDVRDIHRPYTAADDRYSGMEYRQVGTSGLFLPPVSLGLWWNFGDNIPFDRQRDLLRHAFDNGITHFDLANNYGPPYGTAETNFGRMLREDFRPYRDELIISSKAGWDMWPGPYGDLGSRKYILASADQSLTRMGLEYVDIFYSHRADPLTPLEETIGALDTLVRSGKALYVGISSYSAERTIEAKAIARSLGTPLVIHQPSYSILNRWVEDGLTGALTQEGMGAIAFTPLAQGLLTSKYLGDGTAERAQQRSSLPGGRLSDTALAALRGLDVIAKERGQTLAQMALQWVLRDGVVASALIGASRPAQLDENLEAVSGPAFDTEELERIDALSDSVDVDLWAESTQL
- a CDS encoding NUDIX hydrolase; translated protein: MRIEYPRPGEPRRPSGPRDPGDAWVITESGERYWGRFGAAGLLAYDAARGVLLQHRVSWSHHGDTWGLPGGARHEGESARAGALREAQEEAGVPDGAVRARLMSVLDLDVWTYATVVADVVRPFEPVISDPESVALEWVPVIEVGDRPLHPGFADAWPRLRALLEVRPALVVDAANVVGSVPDGWWRDRAGAADRLIDDVGRLVAEGVDAAALGLGEGTWFPETSVVVVGQAKSVADRDGSRVRTVRAAASGDDTMVDEATRLVDAGRRVSVVTSDRELADRCTAVGASVHGARWLRDLL
- a CDS encoding 4-(cytidine 5'-diphospho)-2-C-methyl-D-erythritol kinase — its product is MTERVHARAPGKINVFFQVGAPGADGYHEVASAYQAVSLYEDVWATPDDDVTIEVSGPVELSGVPLDDRNLAVRAARLLAAEIGYDGGVHLQVHKTVPVAGGMGGGSADAAAALVACDALWGAGLPTGELLRLGAELGADVPFALMGGTAVGTGRGDQLSPALARGRFDWVLVVSEEGMSTPEVYAELDEYRAGAAPHIPPTPARPAVQPAVLQAIRQGDARMLAAASDNDLTPAVLRLRPTLDDLIDLGLREDAMTALVSGSGPTVAFLVEGEQAALELQVALSAAGHEALHVHGPVPGARVLPE
- the der gene encoding ribosome biogenesis GTPase Der — its product is MGADNEYEPGQDHLAERLADIDETLADQRAEALRASLADYELEDEDAALLAGVTLGEDGIEYLPALPVVAIVGRPNVGKSALVNRILGRREAVVEDTPGVTRDRVMYKAEWLDRRFTIVDTGGWEPDAKGIDRSVAAQAEVAIDLSDVVLFVVDAKVGATSTDEHVVRLLRKAGRPVFLVANKIDDARQEPEAAALWNLGLGEPYPVSAIHGRGVADLLDIVVKALPDVSAVAKGEIGGPRRVAILGRPNVGKSSLLNKAAGEERVVVNELAGTTRDPVDEIVELGGKMWRFVDTAGIRRRVHLQQGADFYASLRTSAALEKAEVAVVVLDVSQPISEQDIRIIDMVLESGRALVLAYNKWDRLFDTDMENQDRRRYLEREIEQDLAHVAWAPRVNISARTGRHLDKLVPALETALDSWDTRIPTGKFNAFLAELVAEHPHPLRGGKQPRILFGTQAGTRPPTFVLFTTGFLDPGYRRFIQRRLRELYGFEGSPIVVNMRVRERRQR
- the rsmA gene encoding 16S rRNA (adenine(1518)-N(6)/adenine(1519)-N(6))-dimethyltransferase RsmA — translated: MPVTLLGAAEIRALAADLDVTPTKKLGQNFVVDANTVRRIVHVARVEAGERVVEVGPGLGSLTLAILETGATVTAVEIDHRLAARLPETAAAHDVPDGALTVVDADALRVTDLPGEPTVLVANLPYNVSVPVLLHFLETFPALQRGVVMVQAEVGERLAAAPGSKVYGSPSAKAAWYGRWRLAGTVSRQVFWPVPNVDSVLVAFERDEVPRGTDAARRRTFEIIDAAFGQRRKMLRQSLAGVLGGSAAAASAVLEAADVAPTDRAEQLGIDQFVRIADVA
- a CDS encoding GNAT family N-acetyltransferase; the protein is MDASLATRHREAGVDEAAAARLTERGLSLRVVPHERPAYDHWLQASARGFLDSERTDEQIAAALARSSSRRLLGVYDPSAPQDELPVGTFATWLDDLALPGGVVVPAVAVSAVTVSPTHAGRGIARTMMEGELRHATRVGVPIAALTVSESTLYGRYGFGPAVTAATWTIETRRAGWIGPEATGRVDYISRELARSLAPGLHERVLRSRPGELAMPESHWGRFTGTDADAEKPGAVRAVQYADAAGQVQGVAMYTVTENEDDFTKATARVQYLLAADDEAYAGLWRFLLSLPLVATVTASELSTDEPLLWMIADQRAARVSLTDHHYVRILDVPGVLGARRYASPGQIVLEVSDPLGISEGRWLLEAAENGEGGIVSAEGVDTGDVPVLRTGTTELSAMCLGGVSAAALAAAGRIETTDVAAVARMLGWHVPPRLSFWY
- a CDS encoding sugar porter family MFS transporter, yielding MSDSDSIPTGSFSLRGPYGRRAIGLSIAAAVGGFLFGFDSSVINGAVDSIQHDFTLNPVITGFVVAIALLGCAVGAVVAGNLADRWGRLRVMLLGGIMFFASSIGAGLCVTVWDLGFWRVIGGLGIGIASVVAPAYISEIAPRQIRGGLASLQQLAITLGIFVALLSDAVLATSAGGADSVLWLGMPAWRWMFIVGAIPAAVYGILSFTVPESPRFLIAKGRSDEAREIFSRLVPKADLDKTMNELTHAIEADRKNAGVSLRGPALGLQPIVWIGIILSVFQQFVGINVIFYYSTTLWHSVGFTNAPLISVITSVTNVLVTIIAIVLVDRVGRKPILLTGSALMTVALAAMALSFTFATTNAHGDVSLGAPWGPVALIAANVFVVGFGASWGPLVWVLLGEIFPSRIRGKALGVAAGAQWLANFVVTVTFPAMSSWSLPFTYGMYALFALLSFGFVLWRIPETKGMELEQTETLFVRKAKSAT